Proteins from a single region of Dysosmobacter acutus:
- a CDS encoding efflux RND transporter periplasmic adaptor subunit, which translates to MENEVCSQAEEALSAPARQEEKKKRFGGGKNPFKGGKKKKWLLIALAVVVLAAAVLRGCGGKSAAPQTTYTEEQAAYRAISQVLSGSGTLAPANSYTVTTLLQGEILTAGFEEGDTVEKDTVLYEIDSSDSSTNVEKAELSLNQAQRSYESALESKYLTAKTSGTVSGLQVSVGDQVSAGQTLATIRDSSTLSLKVHFPADDAAGFYVGQGATVTLDGSFETLSGFISAISGSDEVLTGNRIVRQVTIQVANGGALTSTQSATASVNGVGSSDSGTLQYKSESVLTAPSSGEVAAINVSEGGYASKGQTVLTLGGDTIDNQVQSASENVRNAEISLENTQNQMDDYTITSPIAGTIVDKQYKAGDKVESGKTLCTIYDLSYLEMTLNIDELDISLVEVGQKVQITADAVEGRSYEGVITKVSVAGTTTGGTTSYPVTIRIDETDGLLPGMNVDAEIIVAAADNALAIPGGAVERGNKVLITTSSPSAADALADTAPEGYVYVQVETGISDDDYIEILSGLKEGDTVAYIPAQAQYSDIYSMMMGGPMVTTSEAGGPPDGGGPGGGPGGGPQG; encoded by the coding sequence ATGGAAAACGAAGTGTGCAGTCAAGCTGAGGAAGCTCTGTCCGCTCCCGCAAGGCAGGAGGAGAAGAAAAAACGGTTCGGAGGAGGGAAGAATCCCTTTAAAGGCGGCAAAAAGAAGAAATGGCTGTTGATTGCCCTGGCGGTGGTGGTGCTGGCGGCGGCGGTGCTGCGCGGATGCGGCGGCAAGAGTGCCGCGCCGCAGACTACATATACCGAAGAGCAGGCCGCCTACCGGGCCATCTCCCAAGTTCTCTCCGGCAGCGGAACGCTGGCTCCCGCCAACTCCTACACAGTGACCACGCTGCTCCAGGGGGAAATCCTGACGGCGGGCTTTGAAGAAGGGGACACCGTGGAGAAGGACACGGTGCTCTATGAGATCGACTCCTCGGATTCCTCCACCAATGTGGAGAAGGCGGAGCTCTCGCTGAACCAGGCTCAGAGAAGCTATGAGTCGGCGCTGGAGAGCAAATATCTGACGGCAAAGACCTCGGGAACGGTGTCCGGCCTTCAGGTCTCCGTGGGAGACCAGGTCAGTGCCGGGCAGACTCTGGCCACTATCCGGGACAGCAGCACATTGTCGCTGAAGGTTCACTTCCCCGCGGACGACGCGGCCGGCTTCTATGTGGGGCAGGGAGCAACCGTGACGCTGGACGGCTCCTTTGAGACCCTCTCCGGTTTCATCAGCGCCATCTCCGGCAGCGACGAGGTGCTCACCGGCAACCGCATCGTCCGCCAGGTGACGATCCAGGTGGCAAACGGCGGCGCCCTGACCAGCACTCAGTCCGCGACGGCGTCGGTGAACGGCGTGGGCAGCAGCGACAGCGGCACGCTCCAATATAAATCGGAGAGCGTGCTCACCGCGCCATCCTCCGGCGAGGTGGCGGCCATCAACGTGAGCGAGGGCGGCTACGCCTCCAAGGGACAGACGGTGCTGACCCTGGGCGGCGACACCATTGACAACCAGGTGCAAAGCGCCTCCGAGAACGTGCGCAACGCGGAGATTTCCCTGGAAAACACCCAGAATCAGATGGACGACTACACCATCACCTCGCCCATCGCGGGCACCATCGTGGATAAGCAGTACAAGGCCGGCGACAAAGTGGAGTCCGGAAAGACGCTCTGCACCATCTATGACCTGAGCTATTTGGAGATGACGCTGAACATCGACGAGCTGGACATCAGCCTGGTGGAAGTGGGGCAGAAAGTGCAGATCACCGCCGACGCGGTGGAGGGCAGGAGCTATGAGGGCGTGATCACGAAGGTCTCCGTGGCGGGCACCACCACCGGCGGAACCACCAGCTATCCCGTCACCATCCGCATCGATGAGACCGACGGGCTGCTGCCGGGCATGAACGTGGACGCGGAGATCATCGTGGCGGCCGCCGACAACGCCCTGGCCATTCCCGGCGGCGCCGTGGAGCGGGGCAACAAGGTGCTGATCACCACCTCCTCCCCCAGCGCGGCCGACGCCCTTGCGGATACGGCGCCGGAGGGGTATGTCTACGTCCAGGTGGAGACAGGCATCAGCGACGACGATTATATTGAGATTCTCAGCGGCCTCAAGGAGGGCGACACAGTTGCCTATATTCCGGCCCAGGCCCAGTACAGCGACATCTACAGCATGATGATGGGTGGGCCGATGGTGACCACCAGCGAGGCCGGCGGGCCGCCCGACGGGGGAGGACCCGGAGGGGGGCCCGGAGGAGGGCCCCAGGGATGA
- a CDS encoding ABC transporter ATP-binding protein — protein MNALIEFRDVCKTYHMGDTEVRAADHISMQIRRGEFVAIVGQSGSGKSTCMNIIGCLDVPTSGTYLLDGRNVGQMNKNELAEIRNKLLGFIFQQYNLLPKLNLLENVEMPLMYAGVSRSERRERAKLALELVGLGDKVKNKPNQLSGGQQQRVSIARALVGEPAVILADEPTGALDSRTGREVLSLLQQLHEAGNTVVLITHDNSIAIQAERIIRLEDGQVIYDGDAHAPEAVVTPSLAGGRGGRP, from the coding sequence ATGAACGCGCTGATTGAGTTCCGGGACGTCTGTAAAACCTATCACATGGGTGATACGGAGGTCCGGGCGGCGGACCACATCTCCATGCAGATTCGGCGCGGGGAGTTTGTGGCCATCGTGGGCCAGTCCGGCTCCGGCAAGTCCACCTGCATGAACATCATCGGCTGCTTGGACGTACCCACCTCCGGCACCTATCTGTTGGATGGGCGGAACGTGGGCCAGATGAACAAGAACGAGCTGGCGGAGATCCGCAACAAGCTGCTGGGCTTTATCTTTCAGCAGTACAACCTGCTGCCCAAGCTGAACCTGCTGGAGAATGTGGAGATGCCGCTGATGTATGCCGGCGTGTCCCGCTCCGAGCGGAGGGAGCGGGCGAAGTTGGCGCTGGAGCTGGTGGGACTGGGGGACAAGGTCAAAAATAAGCCCAACCAGCTCTCCGGCGGCCAGCAGCAGCGCGTCTCCATCGCCCGGGCTCTGGTGGGCGAACCGGCGGTGATTTTGGCCGACGAGCCCACCGGCGCTTTGGATTCCCGGACGGGCCGGGAGGTGCTCTCGTTGCTCCAGCAGCTGCACGAGGCGGGCAACACCGTGGTGCTCATCACCCATGACAACTCCATCGCCATTCAGGCCGAGCGGATCATCCGCCTGGAGGACGGCCAGGTGATCTACGACGGCGACGCCCATGCGCCGGAGGCAGTGGTGACACCGTCTCTTGCCGGGGGAAGGGGGGGACGTCCATGA
- a CDS encoding ABC transporter permease, translated as MKMTESFSLALKNIASSKMRTFLTMLGIIIGITAVIVIVGLGNGMQRYMEDSFAELGTNTLSVMISGRGSSSRSVSVDDMYKIVEENHEYLDQLSPNVTMSGTVKVGTETYSATAVSGVSEDYFSMKGYTVAQGRGIQYVDVSERKHICVVGSYVADTYYGGSAVGQTIKVGANKFTIVGVLAQQADEADEGGTDDAVYVPYSTASRLSGVGTISSYTITVVNEDQSAAAKKVVENALFDVFDDSDAYAVISMSEILDMMNSMIDVMITILTVIAAISLVVGGIGIMNIMLVSVTERTREIGIRKALGAKERYIMQQFVIEAATTSSLGGVIGILLGYAMSSVATVLIVQLTGEAMTVVPTADSILVAVGVSMAIGIAFGYLPAKKAARLNPIDALHYE; from the coding sequence ATGAAGATGACAGAATCCTTTTCCCTTGCGCTGAAGAACATTGCCTCCAGCAAGATGCGAACCTTTTTGACCATGTTAGGCATCATCATCGGCATCACGGCGGTAATCGTCATTGTGGGCCTTGGCAACGGCATGCAGAGGTATATGGAGGACAGCTTCGCGGAGCTGGGCACCAATACGCTCTCCGTAATGATCAGCGGTCGGGGCAGCTCGTCCCGAAGCGTGTCGGTGGACGACATGTATAAGATCGTGGAGGAAAACCACGAGTATCTGGACCAGCTGTCTCCCAACGTGACCATGTCCGGCACGGTGAAGGTGGGGACCGAAACCTACAGCGCCACCGCTGTGTCCGGCGTCAGCGAGGATTATTTCAGCATGAAGGGCTACACGGTGGCCCAGGGCCGGGGCATCCAGTATGTGGATGTTTCCGAGCGCAAGCACATCTGCGTAGTGGGAAGCTACGTGGCCGACACCTATTATGGAGGCAGCGCCGTGGGGCAGACCATCAAGGTTGGAGCCAATAAGTTCACCATTGTGGGTGTGCTGGCCCAGCAGGCGGATGAGGCGGACGAGGGCGGCACCGACGACGCGGTGTACGTCCCCTACTCCACGGCCTCCCGCCTCTCCGGCGTCGGCACCATCAGCAGCTACACCATCACCGTGGTCAATGAGGACCAGTCCGCGGCGGCGAAAAAGGTGGTGGAAAACGCGCTCTTTGACGTCTTTGACGACTCCGACGCCTACGCGGTGATCAGCATGTCGGAGATTCTGGATATGATGAACAGCATGATCGATGTGATGATTACCATTCTCACCGTGATCGCGGCCATCTCCCTGGTGGTGGGCGGCATCGGCATCATGAACATCATGCTGGTGTCCGTCACGGAGCGCACCCGGGAGATCGGTATCCGCAAGGCCCTGGGCGCCAAGGAACGCTACATCATGCAGCAGTTTGTCATCGAGGCGGCCACCACCAGCTCCTTAGGCGGCGTCATCGGGATCCTTCTGGGCTACGCAATGTCCTCGGTGGCCACCGTGCTGATCGTGCAGCTTACCGGCGAGGCCATGACGGTGGTGCCCACGGCGGACTCCATCCTGGTGGCGGTGGGCGTGTCCATGGCCATTGGAATTGCCTTTGGCTATCTGCCGGCAAAGAAAGCGGCGCGCTTGAATCCCATTGACGCGCTGCACTATGAATGA
- a CDS encoding S-layer homology domain-containing protein — translation MKQKILALILAVCTVFTMMSVPASALDEGSGVVQTVRAMGILVGDTNGNLNLGRNVTRAEFAKMIVAASSYKDSIGDGTGSSLFKDVKSSHWASAYIKIAVEQGWMVGYTDGTFRPTRTISVEEACTTVLRVLGYEASDLAGSYPTAQLTKASALGLRDDISLSQGGIMTRGNCAQLFYNMMTAQTKAGQVYAATMGYSLNASGEVDYAAVVNATMSGPYVAGEGGTAALPFTASAVYRNGAASALSAITQYDVYYYNQNLRTVWVYTDRAAGTITAITPSGASPTTVTVAGTTYTIGASTAAYKLSSMGSFKVGDTATLLLGMDGTVVDVLDIALSNQIYYGMVLASSRTTTVSGSAAVEKAVEVVCTDGSVRTFTVEKDKTYSKGNLVSVTVTENGTVISNLAARSATGAVNSDGTKIGSLKVAGDVQILDTTSDGAYAVISAARLAGTTLQSGAVRYYALNENGEISHMLLNNATGDVWNYCFLVELTKQDGSSASPLTGYYACMEDGKSTTLTTTGKVYGMEDETAIAYRYDADGAIADMKKLTSFPITELTTLYAVSDGTRRQLSDDVQVYLKSGSSYYAATLSSVDGASYKLTGWYDSFGAAAGGRVRVIIAEAR, via the coding sequence ATGAAACAGAAAATCCTTGCCCTGATTTTGGCGGTGTGCACGGTATTTACCATGATGAGCGTACCGGCCTCCGCTTTGGACGAGGGCTCCGGAGTGGTGCAGACGGTTCGTGCCATGGGGATATTGGTGGGCGACACCAACGGCAATCTGAACCTGGGCCGGAATGTGACCCGGGCAGAGTTTGCAAAGATGATCGTGGCCGCGTCCTCGTATAAGGACAGCATCGGCGACGGCACAGGAAGCTCTCTTTTCAAAGATGTGAAGAGCAGCCACTGGGCCAGCGCCTACATTAAAATTGCCGTGGAGCAGGGCTGGATGGTGGGCTATACAGACGGAACCTTCCGCCCCACCCGGACCATCTCCGTGGAGGAGGCCTGCACCACCGTGCTGCGCGTGCTGGGCTATGAGGCCTCCGACCTGGCCGGCTCCTATCCCACGGCCCAGCTGACCAAGGCCTCCGCTCTGGGGCTGCGGGACGACATCTCCCTGAGCCAGGGCGGGATCATGACCCGGGGCAACTGCGCCCAGCTCTTCTACAACATGATGACCGCCCAGACCAAGGCGGGGCAGGTGTACGCCGCCACGATGGGATACAGCCTGAATGCCAGCGGCGAGGTGGATTACGCCGCCGTGGTGAACGCCACCATGTCCGGCCCCTATGTGGCCGGGGAAGGCGGGACTGCCGCGCTGCCCTTCACCGCCTCGGCGGTCTACCGCAACGGCGCCGCCTCCGCGCTCAGCGCCATCACCCAGTACGACGTCTACTACTACAATCAGAACCTGCGCACGGTCTGGGTCTACACCGACCGGGCCGCGGGCACCATCACCGCTATCACCCCCAGCGGCGCCTCGCCCACCACGGTGACGGTGGCCGGAACCACCTATACCATCGGCGCCTCCACGGCGGCCTACAAGCTCTCCTCCATGGGCAGCTTCAAGGTGGGCGACACCGCCACGCTGCTTCTGGGCATGGACGGCACTGTGGTGGATGTACTGGACATCGCCCTGAGCAACCAGATCTACTACGGTATGGTCCTCGCCTCCAGCCGGACCACCACCGTCAGCGGAAGCGCCGCGGTGGAAAAGGCGGTTGAGGTGGTCTGCACCGACGGTTCCGTGCGCACCTTTACCGTGGAGAAGGATAAGACCTACTCCAAGGGCAACCTGGTCTCCGTCACCGTCACGGAAAACGGAACGGTGATCTCCAACCTGGCCGCCCGCAGCGCCACCGGCGCGGTGAACAGCGACGGCACCAAGATCGGCAGCCTGAAGGTGGCCGGGGACGTCCAGATTCTGGACACCACCAGCGATGGAGCCTATGCGGTGATCTCCGCCGCCCGGCTGGCCGGCACCACCCTCCAGAGCGGCGCGGTGCGTTATTACGCCCTCAACGAAAACGGCGAGATCAGCCACATGCTGCTCAACAACGCCACCGGCGACGTATGGAACTACTGCTTCCTGGTGGAGCTGACCAAGCAGGACGGCAGCAGCGCCTCGCCGCTGACCGGCTACTACGCCTGCATGGAGGACGGCAAGAGCACCACGCTGACCACCACGGGCAAGGTGTACGGCATGGAGGATGAGACCGCCATAGCCTACCGCTACGACGCGGACGGCGCCATTGCGGATATGAAAAAGCTCACCTCCTTCCCCATCACGGAGCTGACCACCCTCTACGCCGTCAGCGACGGTACAAGGCGCCAGCTCTCCGATGACGTGCAGGTCTACCTCAAGAGCGGCAGCAGCTACTATGCCGCCACGCTCTCATCGGTGGACGGCGCATCCTACAAGCTCACCGGCTGGTACGACAGCTTTGGCGCTGCCGCCGGTGGGCGGGTGCGGGTGATCATCGCAGAGGCCCGGTAA
- the pyk gene encoding pyruvate kinase, which produces MHKTKIVCTLGPATDREEILRGMIESGMNVARFNFSHGSHEEHKARLEMVKKLRQEMSLPVAAMLDTKGPEIRLKTFAKGVAELEAGQEFTLTTRDVEGDGHICAVTYRDLPLDVAAGGTILLDDGLIRLTVLEVKDQDILCRVENSGRIKNRKGVNVPGVRLSIPYMSAQDREDILFGIEEGFDFVAASFTRSAADVLEIRRLIESRSSTMRVIAKIENQEGVNNLSEILSVADGIMVARGDMGVEIDFTEIPIIQKDIIAQCASCGKPVITATQMLDSMMENPRPTRAEITDVANAIYDGTSAIMLSGETAAGKYPLEAVRTMAAIAQRTESDINYSKRMRNMTAESHLSIAAATAHAACTTAMDVGADAIITVSKSGETARLVSRFRPGTPIIACLLDERVQRHLSLSWGVMPLMMPYANNTDELIDLAVEAARKAGLVSDGDLVVLTAGLPAGIPGTTNMIKVHLVGDSLMTGVGIGASNARGRLCVCASPEEIRAKFHPGDVLVVPYTTNEMLDVMRQASAVISEESGVNSHAATVGLTLNKAVIVGAFGATRTLKDGTMVSVDCARGVIHGLPL; this is translated from the coding sequence ATGCACAAAACGAAAATTGTCTGTACGCTGGGCCCTGCCACGGATCGGGAGGAAATCCTCCGGGGGATGATAGAGTCCGGCATGAACGTGGCCCGCTTCAACTTTTCCCACGGCAGCCACGAAGAGCATAAGGCCCGGCTGGAGATGGTAAAAAAGCTGCGCCAGGAGATGTCGCTGCCCGTTGCCGCCATGCTGGACACCAAGGGGCCGGAGATCCGCCTGAAGACCTTTGCCAAGGGCGTGGCGGAGCTTGAGGCGGGACAGGAGTTTACCCTGACCACCCGGGATGTGGAGGGGGACGGACACATCTGCGCCGTGACCTACCGCGACCTGCCCTTGGACGTGGCGGCGGGCGGCACCATCTTGCTGGATGACGGACTGATCCGCCTGACGGTCCTGGAGGTAAAGGACCAGGACATCCTGTGCCGGGTGGAAAACAGCGGCCGCATTAAAAACCGCAAGGGCGTGAACGTGCCCGGCGTCAGGCTGTCCATCCCCTATATGAGTGCCCAGGACCGGGAGGACATCCTCTTCGGCATCGAGGAGGGGTTCGACTTTGTGGCGGCCAGCTTTACCCGCTCCGCCGCCGATGTGCTGGAAATCCGCCGCCTGATCGAAAGCAGGAGCTCCACCATGCGGGTCATCGCCAAAATTGAGAACCAGGAGGGAGTCAACAACCTCAGCGAAATTCTCTCTGTTGCCGACGGTATCATGGTAGCCCGGGGCGATATGGGCGTGGAGATCGATTTTACGGAAATCCCCATCATCCAAAAGGACATCATCGCCCAGTGCGCATCCTGCGGCAAACCGGTGATCACCGCCACCCAGATGCTGGACTCCATGATGGAAAATCCCCGCCCCACCCGGGCGGAGATCACCGACGTGGCGAACGCCATCTATGACGGCACCTCCGCCATCATGCTCTCCGGCGAGACGGCGGCGGGCAAATACCCGCTGGAGGCGGTGCGCACCATGGCCGCCATCGCCCAGCGGACGGAGTCGGACATCAACTATTCCAAGCGGATGCGGAACATGACAGCGGAGAGCCACCTGAGCATTGCCGCCGCCACGGCCCACGCCGCCTGCACCACGGCCATGGACGTGGGGGCCGATGCCATCATCACGGTCAGCAAGAGCGGGGAGACTGCCCGGCTGGTCAGCCGCTTCCGCCCGGGGACGCCCATCATCGCCTGCCTGCTGGACGAGCGGGTTCAGCGGCATCTGAGCCTCTCCTGGGGCGTAATGCCGCTGATGATGCCCTATGCCAACAACACCGACGAGCTGATCGACCTGGCGGTGGAGGCGGCCCGGAAAGCCGGTCTGGTCTCCGACGGAGACCTGGTGGTTCTGACCGCCGGGCTGCCGGCGGGCATCCCGGGCACCACAAACATGATTAAGGTGCACCTGGTGGGAGACAGCCTGATGACCGGCGTGGGCATCGGCGCCAGCAACGCCCGGGGACGCCTGTGCGTGTGCGCCAGTCCGGAGGAAATCCGTGCAAAGTTCCATCCCGGCGATGTGCTGGTGGTGCCCTATACCACCAATGAGATGCTGGATGTGATGCGCCAGGCCTCCGCCGTCATCAGCGAGGAGTCAGGCGTCAACAGCCATGCCGCCACGGTGGGGCTGACACTGAATAAGGCCGTTATTGTGGGGGCCTTTGGCGCCACCCGCACTCTGAAGGACGGCACCATGGTCAGCGTGGACTGCGCCCGGGGCGTGATCCACGGTCTGCCGCTTTAA
- a CDS encoding FadR/GntR family transcriptional regulator, with amino-acid sequence MAEGTRVKRSEQAANWLYEKIVYEREFEPGRKLPNENDLSAELHVSRTTLREAISCLVAQGILEIRRGKGTFVADSLPQDAMDFSSFQRLRSRVRAKDLFEMRLIFEPETAALACQRATDAEIEQICRRAEKVEEASQSRGDWSGADQEFHMAIARASHNEYMRTLYPIINNAVNEIMQITASQEQMQRIALSDNKMILAFLTQRDAEGAKLAMRMHMLHLMETLQA; translated from the coding sequence GTGGCAGAGGGAACGCGGGTCAAGCGATCGGAGCAGGCCGCCAACTGGCTGTATGAAAAAATTGTCTATGAGCGGGAGTTTGAACCGGGCCGCAAGCTGCCCAATGAGAATGACCTGTCCGCTGAGCTGCACGTCAGCCGGACCACGCTGCGGGAGGCCATCTCCTGCCTGGTGGCCCAGGGGATACTTGAGATCCGCCGGGGCAAGGGCACCTTTGTGGCCGACAGCCTGCCCCAGGATGCGATGGACTTCAGCTCCTTTCAGCGACTGCGCTCCCGTGTACGGGCCAAGGACCTCTTTGAGATGCGCCTGATTTTCGAGCCTGAGACGGCGGCCCTTGCCTGCCAGCGGGCAACGGACGCGGAGATCGAGCAGATCTGCCGCAGGGCGGAAAAGGTGGAGGAGGCCTCGCAAAGCCGGGGCGACTGGTCCGGCGCGGACCAGGAGTTCCACATGGCCATCGCCAGAGCCTCTCACAACGAGTACATGCGCACGCTGTATCCCATCATCAACAACGCGGTCAACGAGATCATGCAGATTACCGCCAGCCAGGAGCAGATGCAGCGCATCGCCCTGTCGGACAACAAGATGATCCTTGCGTTTTTGACGCAGCGGGACGCCGAGGGCGCAAAGTTAGCCATGCGCATGCACATGCTCCACCTGATGGAGACCCTCCAGGCATGA